CTGCCTGGTGGAGGTCGCACCGGCGGCGCAGGCAGCCTGAGGACCCGACCGGTATGCGCGGCTTTCGTGCGGGGGTGTTGGCGCTGTCCATGGCCGGCGCGGCGTTGCTGACCGGCTGCGATACGGTCGGCTATTACTACCAGTCGGTCACCGGGCACCTGTCGCTGATGGCGCAGCGGCAGTCGCTCGATGAAGCCATCGAGAACGCCCGCCAGGCGCATGACGACCGGCTCGCCCGCCGGCTGGAGGATGCCCGCGCCATCCGCGCCTATGCCTCGCGCGAGCTCGAGCTGCCCGATAACCACAGCTACCGCGTCTACGCCAACATCAAGCGCCCGTTCGCGGTGTGGAACGTGTTCGCCGCGCCCGAACTGTCGGTCAAGCTCAAGACGTGGTGCTTCCTGGTGGTCGGCTGCGTGACCTATCGCGGCTACTACGACCGCAACGCCGCCCAGGCCTACGCCGACACGCTGCGCGCCCAGGGCTGGGACGTGGACGTGGCGGGCATTCCCGCGTACTCCACGCTCGGGTACTTCGACGATCCGCTGCTCAACACCTTCGTCAACCTGCCGGAGGGCGAGCTGGCGCGTCTGATCTTCCACGAGCTCGCGCACCAGGTGGTCTACGCCAAGGGCGATACGGCGTTCAACGAGTCCTTCGCCACCGCGGTGGAGACCATCGGCGTCGAGCGCTGGCTGGCGGATGCCGCGACCCCGGAGGTTCGCGCGGAATACGCCACATATGACGCCCGGCGCGTACAATTCCGCGCCTTGCTGCTGGACTACCGCAACCGCCTGGAGGCGCTGTACGCCAGCCCCGTATCCGATGACGAGAAACGTGCCGGCAAACGCGCGCTGTTCGACAGCCTGCGGGCCGATTACGCCAAGCTCAAGGCAGGCTGGGGCGGCTACGCTGGCTACGATCGCTGGTTCGCGCAGCCGCTGTCGAATGCGCACCTGGGCGCGGTGGCCAGCTACCTGCAGTGGGTGCCGGCTTTCACGGCGCTGTATCAGCGCGACGGCGGCGACTGGGCGCGCTTCTATGCCGACGTCAAGGCGATGGCGCGCGCGCCGCAGGCCGAGCGGACCGCCGCGCTGACGGCGCTGGCACCGCCCACTGCACCGGGCGCGGAGATGTCCCGGGCGGCCAGCAGTGCAGCTTCGGGCACTTCCGGGCGCCCGAGGGATCCGTCTAAGTTATTGTTTTGACACACTCATCCGCGTACGATGCGGGAAAAAATCGAACGACCATTCGAAAAAAATCGACATTCGCCAGGAGACACATCCATGGAGAAACCGTGGCTGAAGCACTATCCCCCCGGGGTCCCCGCCGAGATCGACGCGTCGCAGTACCGATCCCTGGCGCATCTGCTTGAAGATTCCTTCCAGAAGAACCGTGACCACCGCGCCCTCGAGTGCATGGGCAAGGTGCTGACCTACGGCGAAGTCGATGCGCTGTCGCGCCAGTTGGCGGCGTGGCTGCAGTCCCGGGGCCTGGTGCCCGGCGCGCGCGTCGCGCTGATGATGCCCAACGTGCTGCAGTATCCGGTGGCGCTGGCCGCCGTGCTGCGCGCCGGCTACGTGGTCGTCAACGTCAACCCGCTCTACACCCCGCGCGAACTGGAGCACCAGCTCAAGGACAGCGGCGCGGAAGCCATCGTCATCCTGGAGAACTTCGCGACCACGCTGCAGCAGGTGCTGCCGAACACGCCGGTCAAGCACATCGTCGTGGCCAGCATGGGCGACCTGCTGGGCGGGCTGAAGGGCATGCTGGTCAATTTCGTCGTGCGCAGCGTCAAGAAGATGGTGCCGGCGTGGGAGCTGCCCAACTGCATCCGCTTCAACACCGCGCTGGAGGCGGGCGCCAGGCTGGCGCTCAAGCCCACCGTGGTCGGCCCCGACGATATCGCCTTCCTGCAATACACCGGCGGCACCACCGGCGTGTCCAAAGGCGCGACGCTGCTGCACCGGAACATCGTCGCCAATGTGCTGCAGTCGGAGGCGTGGATGCAGCCGGGGCTCGACAAGCCGGCCCACGACGGCAGCCGGCTGGCGCCCGGCGATGAGGTCGTCACCATCACCGCGCTGCCGCTGTATCACATCTTCGCGCTGACGGTGTGCTGCCTGCTGTCGATGCGCAAGGGCGGCCTGGCGGTGCTGATCCCCAACCCGCGCGACATCCCGGGCTTCATCAAGGTGCTCAAGCGGTACCGCTTCCACATGTTCCCGGCGGTCAACACGCTGTACAACGCGCTGCTCAACCATCCCGAGTTCGCCAGCGTGGACTGCTCGCGCCTGCGCGTGGCCAACGGCGGCGGCATGGCGGTGCAGGAAGCGGTGGCCAAGAAGTGGCTCGAGGTGACCGGCTGCCCGATCATCGAAGGCTACGGGCTGTCCGAAACCTCGCCTTCGGCCACCTGCAACCCGACCGATACCGATGTCTTCTCGGGCACGATCGGGGTGCCGCTGCCGTCCACCGAGATCGCCATCCGCGACGACGAAGGTCGCGACCAGCCCATCGGCACGCCCGGCGAGATCTGCCTTCGCGGTCCGCAGGTCATGGCCGGCTACTGGAAGCGTCCCGACGAGACCGCCAAGGTCATGTACGCCGACGGCTTCTTCAAGACCGGCGACGTGGGCGTGATGGACGCGCGCGGCTACACCAAGATCGTCGACCGCAAGAAGGACATGATCCTGGTGTCCGGCTTCAACGTGTACCCGAACGAGATCGAGGGCGTGGTGGCGATGTGCCCCGGCGTGCTGGAAGTCGCGGCCGTGGGCGTGCCCGACGTGCACTCGGGCGAGGTGGTCAAGCTGTTCGTGGTGCGCCGCGATCCGTCGCTCACCGAGGAGAAGCTGCTGGCGTTCTGCAAGGAGCAGCTCACCGGCTACAAGCGTCCCAAGTTCATCGAGTTCCGCAACGAGCTGCCGAAGACCAACGTCGGCAAGATCCTGCGCCGCGAACTGCGCGACGAGGCGATGAAGAAGCGCGCGTAAGGCAAGCCCCGCCCCGGGGCACGCGTCACCAGACAAGAGCGCCGCGAGAGATCGCGGCGCTTTTGCTTTCGGGCGCGCGCCGCCTACATCAGCCGCGCATCCCGCGTCTCGCGCATGCACAGCACACCGGCCAGGCTCACCGCCGCCGCCGCCGACACGTACGCGCCCACCCAGGCGAGGCCGCCCTGCGCCGCCAGCACCTGCGCGATGTACGGCGCGATCGACGCCCCCAGGATGCCGCCCAGGTTGTAGGACACGCCGGCGCCGGTATAGCGCACATGCGTCGGGAAGAGCTCCGGCAGCAGGGCCCCCATCGGCGCAAAGGTGACGCCCATCAGGAACAGCTCGAGGATGAGGAACAGCGCCACCAGCGGCGTCGAACCGCTGCCCAGCAGTGGCGCCATCGTGAAGCCCGACAGGATGGCCGCGAGGATGCCGGTGAGCAGCACAGGCTTGCGTCCCCAGCGGTCCGACGCCCAGGCCGACAGCGGCGTGGCCAGCGCCATGAACACCACCGCCAGGCACAGCAGCCCCAGGAAGCCCGGGCGCGTGAAGTGCAGCGTCGACACGCCATACGACAGTGAGAACACGGTCGAGATATAGAACAGCGTGTAGCAGACCACCATCGCCAGCGCGCCCAGCAGCGTCGGCCACCAGTGATGCGCCAGCAGCGCGGCGATCGGCACGCGCACGCGCTCCCGCCGCTCGATCGCCGCCTGGAAGGCCGGCGTCTCGGCGATCTTGAGCCGCACATACAGGCCCAGCGCCACCAGCACCGCGCTCACCAGGAACGGCACGCGCCAGCCCCAGCTGCGGAACTGTTCGTCGGACAGCGACAGCGCCAGGCCGAAGAACAGCCCGTTCGACGCCAGAAAGCCGACCGACGGCCCCAGCTGCGGGAACATGCCGAACCAGGCCCGCTTGCCCTCGGGCGCGTTCTCGGTGGCGAGCAGCGCCGCGCCGCCCCATTCGCCGCCCAGCCCGATGCCTTGCCCGAAGCGCAGGATGCACAGCAGCACCGGCGCCAGCCCGCCGATCGCGTCATAGCCGGGCACCAGGCCGATCAGCGTGGTCGAGATGCCCATCACCAGCAGCGACGCGACCAGCGTCGACTTGCGGCCGATGCGGTCACCGAAGTGGCCGAACAGGAATGAGCCGATCGGCCGTGCGATGAAGGCGATGCCGAACGTGATGAAGGCGGACAGCGCCTGCGCCGTGGCCGACCCGCGCGGAAAGAACACCGGGCCGATGACCAGCGCGGCCGCCGTGGCATAGACGTAGA
The sequence above is a segment of the Ralstonia nicotianae genome. Coding sequences within it:
- a CDS encoding MFS transporter, producing MSASPSSSAMAAPAADAANGTSRTRIVFASFIGTAIEFYDFYVYATAAALVIGPVFFPRGSATAQALSAFITFGIAFIARPIGSFLFGHFGDRIGRKSTLVASLLVMGISTTLIGLVPGYDAIGGLAPVLLCILRFGQGIGLGGEWGGAALLATENAPEGKRAWFGMFPQLGPSVGFLASNGLFFGLALSLSDEQFRSWGWRVPFLVSAVLVALGLYVRLKIAETPAFQAAIERRERVRVPIAALLAHHWWPTLLGALAMVVCYTLFYISTVFSLSYGVSTLHFTRPGFLGLLCLAVVFMALATPLSAWASDRWGRKPVLLTGILAAILSGFTMAPLLGSGSTPLVALFLILELFLMGVTFAPMGALLPELFPTHVRYTGAGVSYNLGGILGASIAPYIAQVLAAQGGLAWVGAYVSAAAAVSLAGVLCMRETRDARLM
- a CDS encoding aminopeptidase translates to MRGFRAGVLALSMAGAALLTGCDTVGYYYQSVTGHLSLMAQRQSLDEAIENARQAHDDRLARRLEDARAIRAYASRELELPDNHSYRVYANIKRPFAVWNVFAAPELSVKLKTWCFLVVGCVTYRGYYDRNAAQAYADTLRAQGWDVDVAGIPAYSTLGYFDDPLLNTFVNLPEGELARLIFHELAHQVVYAKGDTAFNESFATAVETIGVERWLADAATPEVRAEYATYDARRVQFRALLLDYRNRLEALYASPVSDDEKRAGKRALFDSLRADYAKLKAGWGGYAGYDRWFAQPLSNAHLGAVASYLQWVPAFTALYQRDGGDWARFYADVKAMARAPQAERTAALTALAPPTAPGAEMSRAASSAASGTSGRPRDPSKLLF
- a CDS encoding long-chain fatty acid--CoA ligase, producing MEKPWLKHYPPGVPAEIDASQYRSLAHLLEDSFQKNRDHRALECMGKVLTYGEVDALSRQLAAWLQSRGLVPGARVALMMPNVLQYPVALAAVLRAGYVVVNVNPLYTPRELEHQLKDSGAEAIVILENFATTLQQVLPNTPVKHIVVASMGDLLGGLKGMLVNFVVRSVKKMVPAWELPNCIRFNTALEAGARLALKPTVVGPDDIAFLQYTGGTTGVSKGATLLHRNIVANVLQSEAWMQPGLDKPAHDGSRLAPGDEVVTITALPLYHIFALTVCCLLSMRKGGLAVLIPNPRDIPGFIKVLKRYRFHMFPAVNTLYNALLNHPEFASVDCSRLRVANGGGMAVQEAVAKKWLEVTGCPIIEGYGLSETSPSATCNPTDTDVFSGTIGVPLPSTEIAIRDDEGRDQPIGTPGEICLRGPQVMAGYWKRPDETAKVMYADGFFKTGDVGVMDARGYTKIVDRKKDMILVSGFNVYPNEIEGVVAMCPGVLEVAAVGVPDVHSGEVVKLFVVRRDPSLTEEKLLAFCKEQLTGYKRPKFIEFRNELPKTNVGKILRRELRDEAMKKRA